In the genome of Candidatus Pristimantibacillus lignocellulolyticus, the window ATCCAATAGCCCTTCCTTTAATTTAATTAATGTTGTTATATATTTATTACATCAAGTAGTAACTCAAATACCCCATCCATATTTTTGGACAGGGTTGATCAGGGTAGATGCATATGATAGCTGTGAAACTCTACATCACGCTAAGCAAACCCAAGTATTTACTTCGTTACTTTATTCGTTTGAGCAATATGTTCAATCTCACTTTTCAAGAGAAGATAGCGGTGTACGCTTCTTGAAATAGGAACTTTAGTCAAGCGGTTTTTTTCCACATAAAGCTTCATATGGTCTTTGGAAAGGCCAAGAATTTTACCTGCCTCCATAACCGTAAGTACTGCTTCCCTACTAGTTTCATTAAACGTAGTCTTTACCTTTTGATTCCAGTCCTCAAAAACCTGCATATTAGCGCCCTCTCATTCTTCTTCATGCTGAACACTCTTCATTATACCATGGAAATAGGTGTTAAACTTAAAATGCTACTATTTCATATATTTTCCGCAACATATTCGACGCCGACTAAGCTACGTTAGCACAATTATCGTGATCACGAGCGGATGTTTTGAATTACCTCTTAAAATGAAGGTTCAAAACATTCGCTTGTCAGCACCAAGAAGATGACCGACAGCGAAAACGAGTAGCACAGCGTACGTTTTGTGTACGTGAGCACACGCAGGCTTTCGCAGGGGAGGCATATTTGACGCCGACTAAGCTACGTTAGCACAATCATCGTGATCACGAGCGGATGTTTTGAATTACCTCTTAAAATGAAGGTTCAAAACATTCGCTTGTCAGCACCAAGAAGATGACCGATAGCGAAAACGAGTAGCACAGCGTACGTTTTGTGTACGTGAGCACACGCAGGCTTTCGATGGGGAGGCATATTCGACGCCGACTAAGCTACGTTAGCACAATTATCGTGATCACGAGCGGATGTTTTGAATTACCTCTTAAAATGAAGGTTCAAAACATTCGCTTGTCAGCACCAAGAAGATGACCGACAGCGAAAACGAGTAGCACAGCGTACGTTTTGTGTACGTGAGCACACGCAGGCTTTCGATGGGGAGGCATATTCGACGCCGACTAAGCTACGTTAGCACAATCATCGTGATCACGAGTGGATGTTTTGAATTACCTCTACATTAGGTTAATTTTACAAGACTGTAATTCTTCTTCCCCTTACGAATAATAATGAAGCGTCCGCCAATTGCGTGATCAGCAGTAACAGTAAATTCTACATCTGCTACTTTCTCACCATTCATCGAGATCGCACCTTTTGTAATATCTTCACGTGCTTGACGTTTAGATGGCTCAATACCGATATCAACTAACCAGTCAATAATATTTTTAGATTCTTTATCTACTGTGAATGTTGGCATCTCTTTGAAGCCTTGTTCAATTTCATCAGCAGTTAGTGAACGAATATCTCCACTGAATAATGCTGCAGTAATGCGCTTAGCTTGTTCTAGCATCTCATCACCGTGTACAAACTTCGTCATTTCTTCCGCTAATGCTTTTTGTGCTTCACGTTTATGAGGCTCAGTTTGAACTTTCTCAGCTAAAGATTCAACAGTCTCTTTATCTAAGAACGTGAAGTATTTCAAATATTTCACAACATCACGATCATCTGTATTCGCCCAGAATTGGTAGAATTCGAACGGTGTTGTTTTATTAGGATCAAGCCAAATCGCTCCACCAGCTGTTTTACCGAATTTCGTGCCATCAGCTTTCAACATTAATGGAATTGTAAGGCCAAATGCTTTCGCTTCAGATCCTTCTTTTTTACGAATTAGGTCAAGTCCACTTGTAATGTTACCCCATTGATCTGAACCACCAATTTGAAGCTGAACGTCTTCATTCTGGAATAGATGCAAGTAATCAAGTGACTGTAGAATTTGGTACGCAAATTCAGTGAATGAGATACCACTATCAAGTCTGCTTGATACAACATCTTTGGCAAGCATTGTATTAATGCTAAAGTTTTTACCGTAATCACGTAAGAAATCAATCACATTGATTTTATGTGTCCAGTCGTAGTTATTAACCATACGAACTTGGTTGTCTCCATCAGTTACAAATAGTCTTTTCATTTGTGCTGTTAGTGCCTCAACGTTAGCTTGAACTTCCTCCAATGTTTGCAAAGAACGTTCAGATTGACGACCACTTGGATCACCAATTGTACCTGTTGCACCACCAATTAGAATAACTGGACGGTGTCCTGCCAATTGGAATCTTTTCAGCATCATAAATGGAATCAAATGTCCGATATGCATACTGTCACCTGTTGGATCTACACCGCAATAAAGTGAAACTGCCTTTTCTTTAGTTAATTCACGTAAACCTTCAGCATCAGTCTGTTGGTTAATCGCTTCGCGCCATTCTAATTCGTCAATAATATTCATTCATTACATCTCCCTTGTATATGGTTTTTTTCACAACACTTTTACAATAATTCGCACTAATTAGATCATATTAGCCAATTTTAAAAACAAAAAATCGCCCCTCGTCTATTGTAGACATAGGGACGATTGAATTAACCGTGTTACCACCCAAATTGCACGATGATCATATACATCATCATTCGTGCCACTCTAAGCGAATTATCGTTCGCTTACTCCGCTTGGCATTACCCAAGATACTCCAGAGTGTAATTCACATGCCTTGTATGTGCTAAGTTCCATCACCCCTTAGCTTTCTGTAACATGGACAAGGTTGTTACTGCGCTCTTTCAACGTATAAATACTATTAGATTACAGACAGTATATCCGAAATGTAAAATCATTGTCAATATAAAGACTATAACCATAATCTTGGTCAAACATACTTTTTAATATTTACACACATAATGTGGACAAACATGGTGACAAGTCCGCTCCTCTATACATATGAATATTAGAGAGGGGAGGATTAGAAAATGACATATGTGAGTAGAACAATTAAAAGTAAATGGCTCAAGACAAAGTGGTTATTAGAACATCGAGAGTTAAGTAAATATGTACCTCATACCACGCTATTCAACAAATCAAATCTTGATATGATGTTATCTAGGTATTCTACTGTTTATTTCAAGCCAACAGAAGGTACTGGAGGATTTGGTATTATTAGAATTGATACCAATGAAAACGGCTACCATACACAATACAATTCAGAAAAAAACCAATTTTCTACAACAGAGGGTTTATTCCAACATTTATTTTTATTTGCTAATGATTACTCATTTATACTACAAAAAGGAATAGATCTAACTAAGGTCAATAATAATCCTTTCGATGTCAGAGTAATGGTTCAAAAAACAAATAAAGGTAGTTGGGTGAGTTCTGCTGTTTCAGTGAAAATTGGACAATCCGGAAAAGTAGTTACTAATTATCATCAAGGTGGGAAACTAGCCTTTTTCCATGAAACTATGTTAGGCGCTGGGTTTGATGCTTACACGACAGAAAATATCGATGGTCTATTACAAAATATTGGTGTTACCACTGGAGAGCATTTTGAGCATTATTATAATGACTTCAAAGAACTAGCACTTGATGTAGCGATAGATTCCACTGGTTACCCTTGGATTCTCGAGGTAAATACACGACCACAAATTGCCCCATTAAAAACATTGAATGATCAAACACTTTATCATAGAGCACTTTCATATGCTAAGCAATACGGAAGAACTAAGTAAATAGCTACACTTGACGTGCATGTCCCTTTGTTACTTTCTAGCAATATGGACATGCACTTTTACGAGAACTGGACTTCACAAGTTCGCTACCTATTCAATGTTGAACAACCCCCATAATATGAAAGCTAAGTAAATAGATGCATGCTGTAGGTTTCTTTAGGCACAATATGACCATAGATCAAGTAGTGCTCTATCTTCTCGGTTTTCGAATGTCTACTTTTTTGAACATGCCTATTGAAATGTTTTCTGCTATGATCATGAAAGAACTTACATAACTACATATAAGGAATGAAAAATATGAATACCAATACATTGTCACACGAAATTAAGCCATATGACGTTAGTAGCTGTATCATCCATTACGGTGGAGAAATCATATATCATTATGAAAAATCACTTCATGCATCTTCTAAACTAATGCCAATTAACTCATGCACGAAAAGTATTGTTTCTGCGCTATTCTGTATTGCTATGGATCAACAGTTAATCCCTTCACCGAACACACGCATTACTCAGTTTTTCCCGCAGTTGCAACATGATCAAGATATGCGAAAACAAACGATTACTTTAGAGCATTTACTAACTCTTACAGCAGGATTTCATTGGACTGAATTTGGAGGAACTAATTCTTTTCCAAAAATGACTAGATCCTCGGATTGGATAACGTATGTGCTCCAGCAACCGATATCTGATGAACCTGGAACCGTTATGGTCTACAATTCTGGTGTTTCACAATTACTAGCTGCAATACTCGTTCAGTCTACAGGGATGAGCATAACTCAATACGCCGATACTCATCTATTCGGCCCACTTGGCATTGAACAATACGATTGGAAAATTGACCCTCAAGGGATTCATACTGGTGGGTATGGATTGCAACTTTCTGCATACGATATGCTGAAGTTTGGACTGCTTTACTTAAATAAGGGAGTATGGAGTCATAAGAGGCTTATTTCTGAAAAGATGGTTAGTCATTCTACTCGAGCCTCTATTGCTGTAAATCCACCTGAGCGTGGTTTCTACGGTTGGCATTGGTGGTCTGATTCCGTTCCTGTAAAGAGCATAACTGGAGAGTCTATTATAAGTGACCTACACTATTATTATGCTAGAGGATTTGGTGGGCAATTTATTATTATTGTTCCAACATTAGATGCCGTCATCGTATTAACTCGTGAGCAACGTAAGAAAGGTTTATCACCGTTAGATTTCTTCCGTATACATATCGCTACTATGCTAATGTCTCATCATCATGCTTCAACATTGTAGTAGTAATAATCTATCTGTCAAAGACATTCTACTCCTTAAATTTGAACTATAACACGATAGACAGTATAATCGTATATTATAATGAGGATACTCATTATAATGCATTTTAACTAATCTACTCACTATATGAACGATAAAATTAAAGTACGAATATACCGAGGAGGTTAATTAATTTATGAGTTCAGATCATCCAGCGGCTATTGACGTTATTCATGTATTAATGAGATCAACCCACTATATTCAAAGAGAGTTCCAATATCAATTATCAGAACTTAATACTCCTTATCAACTTACAGGCCCTAGATTACGATTACTTTCTGTCGTTTCCGAACATGGCAGTATTCGTATGAATGAATTAGCCAATCAATTAGGTATTAAAGCCCGTACGGTTACAGATTTCGTTGACGCGCTTGAACAAGATAAACTTCTAGTTCGTATTCCTGATCCGACTGATCGACGAGCTACATTAATTCAACTTACGGAACTTGCACAATCTAATATTGAGCAAGTGCTTGCTTACCAAGCTAAAGTTGCAGATCATGTGCTAGAAAATCTTTCTGCGGAACAGCGTAAACAGTTATTTGACCTTATCTTACAGTTAACTAATAATAAAGATCTACCTGAAACATGTGATGAAAATTCTAGATTAACTTGAGAATACTTTAAGACAAAAAGCTCATGAGTCAATGGAACTGACTCATGAGCAAATGATTTATATTATCTATTTCACGATTAGAACAGGACAGGTACTTAATTTGGATACTTTATGACTAACGCTACCAAGCATCATTTCTTTAATATTTCCAAGCCCACGACTGCCAATGATAATGATATCGAATTGTTCTTTTGTCGCATAGCCTACAATTAGACGTGGAGCACTACCTTCTGTATAATACGTTTCTACTTCGAATCCTTGTTTAGCCAAATCCGCCTTGGCGCTATCTAGTAGATCAATACCCATCTGTCGCATTTCTCTTTTGATCGTTGTAATATCTGCTACAACAACGCCTTGCGGAAGTATAAACTCTTTCCCCACATGCATTAATGTAATCTCAGCTTGTTGGTCATTTGCAAATTGCATTGCTGTTTCTAAAACTTTCTTACTCATAGTAGAACTATCAATCGCAACTAGAATCTTGTTAAACATACCAATTCCCCCTCTTCTGAGTGAAATTAATGTAAGCTTGACACGATTACTTCATATACCTATTATAGCGCTTACAGAAGAGGTTTGTCGATGGAGCATTGCCCTAATTATGAATATCCCTTGCATGCCAAAGCGCGTAGCAATTAACAACTGATACGCGCTTTAATCATTGTAGTAGTCGGATTCCTAACAAACTTACTTACTTCTTGAAATGGTATGGAACAGTCGTTAAGATAACATTTTTATGGTGCAGTAAATGCGTTCGAATTAAGAAACTAGACTGATTATGAAGAATATTATGCCAACCTTTTTTCGGAATGAACTGTGGTATAACAACAGTAACTTGATAATTTGATTCATGAGCCTTTCGTTCTATAATGTGAATGAATTTAG includes:
- a CDS encoding DNA-binding protein, giving the protein MQVFEDWNQKVKTTFNETSREAVLTVMEAGKILGLSKDHMKLYVEKNRLTKVPISRSVHRYLLLKSEIEHIAQTNKVTK
- the tyrS gene encoding tyrosine--tRNA ligase, with product MNIIDELEWREAINQQTDAEGLRELTKEKAVSLYCGVDPTGDSMHIGHLIPFMMLKRFQLAGHRPVILIGGATGTIGDPSGRQSERSLQTLEEVQANVEALTAQMKRLFVTDGDNQVRMVNNYDWTHKINVIDFLRDYGKNFSINTMLAKDVVSSRLDSGISFTEFAYQILQSLDYLHLFQNEDVQLQIGGSDQWGNITSGLDLIRKKEGSEAKAFGLTIPLMLKADGTKFGKTAGGAIWLDPNKTTPFEFYQFWANTDDRDVVKYLKYFTFLDKETVESLAEKVQTEPHKREAQKALAEEMTKFVHGDEMLEQAKRITAALFSGDIRSLTADEIEQGFKEMPTFTVDKESKNIIDWLVDIGIEPSKRQAREDITKGAISMNGEKVADVEFTVTADHAIGGRFIIIRKGKKNYSLVKLT
- a CDS encoding YheC/YheD family protein, which codes for MTYVSRTIKSKWLKTKWLLEHRELSKYVPHTTLFNKSNLDMMLSRYSTVYFKPTEGTGGFGIIRIDTNENGYHTQYNSEKNQFSTTEGLFQHLFLFANDYSFILQKGIDLTKVNNNPFDVRVMVQKTNKGSWVSSAVSVKIGQSGKVVTNYHQGGKLAFFHETMLGAGFDAYTTENIDGLLQNIGVTTGEHFEHYYNDFKELALDVAIDSTGYPWILEVNTRPQIAPLKTLNDQTLYHRALSYAKQYGRTK
- a CDS encoding beta-lactamase family protein, giving the protein MNTNTLSHEIKPYDVSSCIIHYGGEIIYHYEKSLHASSKLMPINSCTKSIVSALFCIAMDQQLIPSPNTRITQFFPQLQHDQDMRKQTITLEHLLTLTAGFHWTEFGGTNSFPKMTRSSDWITYVLQQPISDEPGTVMVYNSGVSQLLAAILVQSTGMSITQYADTHLFGPLGIEQYDWKIDPQGIHTGGYGLQLSAYDMLKFGLLYLNKGVWSHKRLISEKMVSHSTRASIAVNPPERGFYGWHWWSDSVPVKSITGESIISDLHYYYARGFGGQFIIIVPTLDAVIVLTREQRKKGLSPLDFFRIHIATMLMSHHHASTL
- a CDS encoding MarR family transcriptional regulator yields the protein MSSDHPAAIDVIHVLMRSTHYIQREFQYQLSELNTPYQLTGPRLRLLSVVSEHGSIRMNELANQLGIKARTVTDFVDALEQDKLLVRIPDPTDRRATLIQLTELAQSNIEQVLAYQAKVADHVLENLSAEQRKQLFDLILQLTNNKDLPETCDENSRLT
- a CDS encoding universal stress protein; its protein translation is MFNKILVAIDSSTMSKKVLETAMQFANDQQAEITLMHVGKEFILPQGVVVADITTIKREMRQMGIDLLDSAKADLAKQGFEVETYYTEGSAPRLIVGYATKEQFDIIIIGSRGLGNIKEMMLGSVSHKVSKLSTCPVLIVK